ACGGGGCACTGAGCGCACACAACCGCCCTGAAAGCCCGACGCCGGTCGTCAACGACGCCACGATGGAGAACGCCTGGTGTGAGCGCCATCTCTCTGAGTTTTCGACGTACGAGGACCAGATGGCGGATTTCGACAAGTTCCTAGAGCCCTTCTTCGAGTGCAGAGACGGTGCTAGCGTGTGGGTCATGCAGGACTGCTGGTTATACGATCTTTGGGGTCCAGAGATACAGGCCAAATACCTCGCCAGGACATACATCATCAACTTCGTGCTCGGCGTCCCGACCTTCTGGTGGCAGCTCAAGGAAGGCTCCGAGCTTTATGCCCACGACTGGGGAATACTGAACTACCAAACTTGCGAGCCACGACCAGCCTATTACACGTTGCAGGCCATCTGCGCCGGCCTCGACAGCACCATGACTCCACATCCGCTGTGGTTCAGGTTTCCAGACAGGGACCCCGGGCCTCTCCGCTTCTGCTCATTCATCTCGCCTACCGACGTCCGAATCGCGATTTACAGGGACGTCAAGGCCGATAGCTCGACGCCGGAGGCCGAGCCGCCCCAGAGCTACGACCTTGAGATCGAGAACCCATACGGCGGCCTCCCTCTTGATGTCTGGCCCGTTCAAATGCAGACCTATCCCAACTTCTCTGTGCCCGAGGACAAGCACCCGTGCATCGAATCTTACGTCACCTACGAATATACCGCCTCGCTGAGGACGATCATCCTGCACGATGTCATAGTCGCTGACTACCCCGTCATCATTAGCCTCGGCCGGGCGCCGCACAACTGATGCAGAAGCCTCGCCGTGGCGTTCGGGCTGTTTTGCTTTGAACGGCCCTCCCTCGGCACATTCCCCTCTTTGTGGCGACTCCATCTTCAAATCCCAAGCCCGGATAGACCCGCCGAGACTCATCAGCCGGCGTGGGGATCGATGCCATGAACGGTCAGGATTAGATGCTCGATCGTTTTGAGAATCTCACCTATGTACTGCTCGACCGCATGTACACTGCCCGGCAGTGCGTAAACAATGGTGCGCCCCATGACTCCGGCGATGGACCGGCTTAGAAGTGCCGTAGGGATTTGCGCACCGTATTTGAGGCGGACGTAGTCCATGATGCCCGGTAGAAGCTTGTCGCACATAGGCGCGACCACATCAGGGGTGATGTCTCGTGGCCCAACGCCAGTGCCGCCTGTCGTGATGACCACATCTACCCCGTCTTCTCGCGCTGCTACAAGGAATGCTCTCAGCTTTTCTGGGTCGTCAGGAAGCAGATAGTTTACCACCTCTTGCCGCCAGCGTTTGGGACGAAAGAACTCGTTGAGAATGGCAGTGATGCGAGGTCCGCTTCTGTCCTCGTAGTCTCCCCGGCTTGCCCTATCGCTCAAGGTAAGAACTCGAAATGAGAGGTTATGAGGATACACCCCGATGGCATCGCCCGCCGCGATGCTACCGCCCGACCTGACCCGGCAGAAGATGCCCTCACGTGGCATCACGCACTTGCCAACCTGTTTGAAAACGCTGCACCCGCCCGGGTGGCAAGCCTTCCCGATCTGGGTTACCTCAAGGCGGGTCTTGCATATCGTGAACTCATCTAATAGCGACACTTCAGAGAGGTCCAACCCCCACGTTGTGATGTTCTCCGCGAAGTCCCCTGGCGCAAAATCGCGACCGACATCGGCTGAAAACGTGTCAATGGTCTCCTTGCTCAGCAGGCTGACCTGCCGATGCCACTGGCCTGCGTGGGCGTCCGCCTCAATGCCCCGGTCGGTGAGCTCGATGCTCTTGACCGGTCTCTTACATGTCCCCCTCTGTCTCGAGATATTGACCGAAAGAACGGTCGGCTTAGTTTTCCGGTGCTGTTTCATTGTGGATTTCTCTTGTCCATTCTGAGCTGCGCATCAATCGGAAGGCGGTGTTCGTTGTTTGCTCTCATTCGACATCGGTTTTGGCCTTCGAGAGCAGAACTATCTCCCCGATGCGCATCTTCTTATCGACTGCTTTACACATGTCATAAACTGTTAGCAGGGCGACTGCGACCGCGGTGAGCGCCTCCATCTCAATGCCCGTCCTTGCGATGCAGGACACCTCGCTCTCGACCGAGACGCTGTGTGGGTCAAGACTCGCCGTCACGGTGATACTCGTGATGGGGAGTGGATGGCAGAGCGGGATGAGCTCTGACGTGCGCTTGGCAGCCTGAACACCTGCGATCTCCGCCACGCTGAGGACGTCCCCCTTCTTGATGTTGTTAGCGGCGATTAGTTCCACTGTCCGCTCGGCGAGCTCAATCCTGCCCGAGGCGCGCGCGACGCGAAGCTGAGGCGTTTTGCCGCTAATGTCCACCATCCTCGCCCGACCCTTGTCATCGATGTGTGTAAGCTCTTCGGCCATCTCAACCTCCCATAACGTAGAACTCGTTCTGAGCGCCCGCCCGCCCTGACTCGGGCTTTGCAGCGACCGCGCGCCTGATGGCCTCGGCCGGGCCGAGCTCGCGGCATGAAAATGCTATGTCATTGAAAAGACAGGGCTTCACTAAACCATCGCTTGTGAGCCTCAGTCGGTTACAGTGCTCGCAATCGCCGCCGGTGCCGCCATCAACCACCCAGAACTTGCCCCCTGGGATGTGCATCTGCCGTATGAAACGAGCCTCAAGCCCGTGCTCCTGCGCGAAACGCCGCACTGGGACGGCGTCTGGCTCTGCGGACGATCTGTTAACGACGCAGTTAATCTTCGTGCCCTGAAACCCCGCGTCCTGCGCGGCGCTTATTCCCTCAAGGACGGGTCCGAGCTCTCCACGGCGCGTGATCTGCCGGTATCGCACGGGGTCAAGCGTGTCGAGGCTTATATTCAGCCGGTGCAGCCCAGCGCTCCTGAGGGGCGCAGCAAACTCGCCCAACAGTGTGCCATTTGTGGTCATGGCAAGGTCCTTAACTCCATCAATCTCTGCGAGCATGGAGACGAGCGTTACGATGCCCCGGCGAACTAGCGGCTCGCCGCCAGTGATCCGAACCTTGTCGATGCCCATCCTGACGCCGGTTTTGACTACGTGCAGTATCTCCTCAAACGACAGGATGTCAGCGTGCGTGGTAAGCGGAACGCCCTCGGGTGGCATGCAATAGACGCAGCGCAGGTTACACCTGTCGGTTACGGAGACACGGAGATAGTGGATGCGGCGGTCAAATCTGTCGAACATGAACCATCGCCCCTCTGTCGAGCCTTGTGACCCCAGCCGGAATGCAGATGATGCCGTCGGCCTGGGGTAACGCGCGGGTGTGCGCCGAGCCGTGGTACTCGATCGGTCTCACAGCGCCGCTTGGGGTCAGGACAACTGGATACCAGGCCTCGCGGCTCGTTCTGCGCTTTTCGATGGCCTCCTCGAGCGGCATTATTACGTTAGCGGGCGCGTAGTCGTGCCCCTGCATCCGGAGAAGGAACGGCTTGACCAAGAGCTCGAATACGACAAAAGTGGAGACAGGATTGCCCGGCAGGCCAAAGCAGAATCCGTCATCCGAGACGCCGAAGTGAGTCGGCTTACCCGGCTTGATCGCCACACTCTCGAAGAGTAGATGGAAACCACAACGCTTCAGGATGGCGGGCACGAGGTCGTAATCCCCGACTGAAACGCCCCCGGAGACAAGCACAACATCGGTCTTGTCAATGGCGTCCCGCAAGAGGGAGTCGATCGCGTGCTCGGTATCGCGCGCAATCCCGAAGTAATGAGGGAGGCCGCCCACTGTGGCAACCTGCGCTCGAAGTTGGTAGCTGTTGCTGTTTCTTATCTGTGAGATGGCCGGCTTGTCAACTGGTTCTACCAGCTCGTCCCCCGTCGCAATGATACCCACACGGGGTCGATCTGAGACCAGGGGAGCTATGCATCCAACCGAGGCGAGGACAGCGAGATGCTGAGGCCGGAGCCACTCGCCGGCGTGAAGAACGATATCGCCAGCTTCGGTGTCCTCCGCCTTATAGCAGATGTTCGTCGCTGTGTCCTTCCCAACAAAACGGATTGTGTTCTCGGGCGTGAGCTCAACGTGCTCCTTCATGATCACGCAGTCGGCGCCATCAGGAACCATCGCACCAGTCATTATCTTGGCGCACTCGCCCGGACCCACACGTCGCGTCGGTATGTGCCCGGCCGGGACCACTTCGCGAACATGAAGCTCCCTGAACAGGTCCTCTCGCCGAATTGCGTAGCCATCCATGGCGGACTTGTCGAAGGGGGGCATGTCTATGTCAGAGACTACGTCCTGGGCTAGGACTCTGCCAAGGGCCTCGTCGAGCGCGACCCTTTGGGTAGGAAGTCTAGGGGCAGAGAAGAGGACGCTGTTGTACGCCTCCTCACGCGATACCATTTTGGCCAATGTAATCCTCGTAATCGTTGATGGTGTTCAGGTTCTTCAATTGGAGGCGTTGCTCGAGGGGGTAGTAGCGAATCCTGGCGTGCTTGAAGACTTCGGAGACCTTCCGCGAGCAGTGCCCAAGGGAGCTGCGCATGGCCGGCAGGATGCTCTTATTATAGATGGCAAAGAGCGGCTCGAACGTCCCTTCTGCGCTTTGTGGGATGACCGCATCGTAGCCTTCAGAGACCGCGATCATCTTCCTGAGCAGCGGTATGTTGGGCTCGGGAATGTCGCACGCAACCACAGCGTTGGTCTCCCTGGACGAGGCGAGAAGCGACGAGAAGATGCCCATAAGTGGGCCGTGATTGGGCGCGATGTCCGGAACAACTGGGATGTCAAGGAACCGGAACTTCTGTGGGTAGTTTGCGCTCACGATAAGCTCCTCGAAATGAGGCGCAAGCTGGTCCGCGATGTGCTGTATCATTGGGCGACCGTTGATGGGAAGGATGGCCTTGTCCGAGCCCATACGGTAGCTGCCGCCGCCAGCCAGAATGATCGCTGTGGCATCCTCCACTAGCCCCCAGCCGCGGTCTGAGAGAACAATGCGGCTCATGTCCAGGTCGAAGTCGTTCCCGTCTGAGAGCAGTATCCGGTCGGCATTCTTCAGCACATTCTTGGCTGATTGTTTGAAAGTCTGTGACTCCCTATCCTTGACGATAACGAAGACGCCGGGCCTGACAACCTGACGTAGGCTGTTCGATTCACAGACCAAGACCGAATCCCGACCCGTGACCTCAAGAAGCGCGATCGCCCCCTCGCGCAGGTGCGACCTGAGGCAGCGGAGCCAGAACACGCGTGAGGCCCCCGCCCGTAGCATACGTGTGGTGTCCTTGCCGGGGCACGTGCCTCTCTCCTCGGTGATGCAGAAGTTGCCTTCAAGGGATGTGCATACGCCGCAGCCTTGGCCACCTCGGGGGCAATTCCCGTCCAGCTTCTCTATGGTCGTTACCTTTACGCCAACTATCTCACGACTTCGCACATACCGCCTGATGAGAGCGCAGGCGAGCTCAGTCTTGCCCGCGTTTCGTCCGGCCGAGCCGATCATGAACATCAGTGGCAGAGAAATCATATTCTCGATACCTTATGGTTTTTGTCGTTATTCCTTTAAGAATCGTGCCGCACTGGCTTTGAAGTAGACCCAGACTGCCTTGCCGACCTCAAGACTAAGCGACCTGACAGACGCTTGCGTCAGAAGCGCCGACAACTTCACACCTATTTGAACAGACACCTCGACGCCGAGTTTCGCCGGGATGATGTCTAGCACGTTCCCCCTGAAGACGTTCCTCGCACTGGTCTGGGGCTGCTCGTTGGAGATGGCGATGTCCTCGCTACGGACGATGAGGCATCCGGGACCTGGGTCGGCCTCTGTAAGCACGCAGAAACGAATCCCACTCGGACCGGTGAACTCCGACAGTTGCCCATTGCCGGCGGCACGCTTGAGCGTTCCTCTGAGGAAATTCTTGATCCCGACGAAGCTCGCAACGAACTCCGATTCAGGCCTCTGGAATATCGCTTCCGGCGTCCCGACCTGCACGATTGTCTCGTTCTCCATGACCGCGATACGGGAGGCCAGGGACACCGCCTCCTCGTAATCGTGTGTAACGTGCAGCATTGTTTGACCACGTCGGTTGAGGTCACGAAGCAGCGAGCGAACCTGCCAGCGCGATGCCGCATCCAGCGAGGCGATTGGCTCATCCAAGAGGATGCACCTGGGCTCGGTGGCAAGCGTTCTGGCCAGCGCCACGCGCTGCGCCTCGCCCCCAGAGAGAGTCTGTGGACTTCTGTCGAACAGCTCTAGTGCGTCAACAGACTTTGCGAGCTCAAAGGCCCTCTCGCGAATTTGGGAGCGCTTGAGGCCACGGGAGTGAAGCCCGTAGGCGATGTTTTTCTTGACTGAGAGGTGCGGAAAGAGAGCCTGGTCCTGATACACGAGCCCGATTCTCCGTTTCTGCATCCTCTCCGATGTTATCTCTTTGCTGTCCAGAAAGACATGGCCACTGTCCGGACGCATCAGCCCCGCGATTATCTCGAGAAGCACAGTCTTACCCACGCCGGACGCACCGAGCAGGACGAAGTACTCGCCCTCGTTCACCTCAAACGACACGTCTTTCATCACGAATGATCCGAGCCGCTTCGAGAGGTTCTCAACGGCCAGCATTCTTTCTCCCTTGTGCTAAAAGTCGCAGAACGACGAACATGACGAGGCAGACCAGCATGAAGAGAGCCGAGACGGGTCTTGAGTACTTCAGCCCAAATGCGCTGAAGCGCTCGTAGATAAGGATCGGGGTGATCATGGGGTGGTAGGCAATGATCATGACAGCCCCAAACTCGCTCATGCCCCGACCCCACATCAGCACAAGCCCCGAGACTATCGCTCGCCACGCCAGTGGCACCGAGACCGTCAGAAATACCCGCAGCGGGGACGCACCGAGGCCGAGAGCCGCCTTCTCGAGCCTCTCGGGAACCGCCGCAAAACCATCGCGAGCGGAGTTAATGAGAAAAGGGACGCTCACGAACGCCATCGCCGCGCCTATCCCCACAGGGGTGCCAACTATCTCAAAGCCCATCGATTCCGCCGCGCTGCCCACCAGTGTATCCCTGGCAACGATGCCCAGTATAGCGATGCCAGCGACGGAGTGGGGAACTATGACGGGGAGGTCAACTATGCCGGTAACAAATCCTTTCAGCGGGAAGTCCTTGCGGGCGAGGATGTATGCAAATGGGATGCACGCGACCGCAAACACCAATGTCGCAGCCATCGAGACCCACAGCGTCAGCCATATACTCTCGCGGACCTCCGCGTCTTGTGCGGTCGCGACTATTTCCCCAAACGTCGATTTGAGGTATATGCCCACGAGCGGCGCCACGATCAAAAGAAGGACGACGCCGCCAAGTGCGCTGAACGTTAGATGCAGCCAAGAGAGCTGACCTTTCGCTGCCGCAGTATTCTTACTCATCCTCGTTACTTGCGCCCGAGCTCCTCATCTTAGCCACGTGCCGTGCCTGCATGAAACGCTCTCGTGCTTGCCTGTTGTGTGCTCAAGGCGTCTATCCCTTTACGGCGAATTTCTTGAGGCGCAGCGGCAGTTTGTCGTAAGTGTTAGTCGGCGACGGAACGACGGAGGGCTGGCCGTTCTTTTCCATAATCGCGATGCCCTTGTCCTTATCCAGAAGAAACTCAACGAAGGCAAGCGCAGCCCCCGGATTCTTGGAGCTCTTGGGAATCGTTACTCCATAGACCATCGGAGCTCCTCTTTGGGAGATGAACTCACCCGGCTTTTTGCCGGATATCTTAACCGAGACCGAATCATACAGACTTGCCAGCGCCGTTTTCTTCAGGTTCACCTCATCCGGCAGCAGGAGATACTTGAGGCCATGCTGCTCAGCCACCGAGCGATACAGGAATATGTAATCGATTGTGTGAGACTCCAGAAGGGCCAGGAGGTCAACCTCCTTTGGCCGGATGAACCTACTGTCCTTCTTGAGCATCTTTTCTGCGAGGCCGGGCTTCTTGTAGTGTTTCTCGGCGAGCTTCATTGTCATAATCGACCGGTAGCCGCATGGATCGGCGTTTGGGTCTGACCTGCCGAACCTCACTCTCTTGTCGAGAAGAACCTCGAACCAGTTGTCTCGATCGATCTTATCCGACAGCCGAGAGGCCTCGTGATAGACGATCGTCATCTCGTTCGCTGCGAACGAGATGTTCCAACTTGCATACTCGGGGACCAGAAGCGTGTCGATTACCGTGTAATCCGCCGAGGCCATTACGTCGCACGGCCTTTTCAGGTCGGAAATCTTGCGGGCGCAGGTCCTGCTGCCGGCCGCCTCGCGAATCACTTTCACGTTCTGATACTCTTTCATAAACGCTTTGGCTATCTCATCGAACGGAACGGCGAGGCTGCCCGCATGAAAGACCACGAGTTCGCCCGACAGGCCGCTACCTTTCGTGCCAGCAAGCGACAATGTCCCCAAGATGACAAGAGCAAGAACCACAAGCAAAATCCTTCTCATTTGTTTCTCCTTTCTAGACTCTCAATGTGCGCCGTAAAGGCGCTTGAAATGGCATCGTCAACATCAGAGCGGAACTCGGAATACGCCTCAAGCCAAACCCTTCCCGCCTCGGTCAACCTGGTCTCGCCGCCAGAAATCCCGCCCCGGCGCCTCTCGACGAGCGACACGTCAAGAGACCGCTCGGCCTTCTTGAGGTCGCCCCAGGCCTTGCGATAGCTCATCCCAAGCTCCGTCGCCGCCGCCATCAGCGAGCCTTCACGTTGGATGGCATCGAGCAAACGCCACTTGCCGTCTCCGAAAGCACCCTCCGCATCCCTAGTCGAGAGCCAGAGCTTGAACCTCGGCCGCAGACCCTCTTTCATCTACCCACTCTCCGGACGCTCGCCCTCTGCCCTTGACCAGCTATTTGAAACACCCCAACTGACAGTTGGAGATGCGAATCTTGCTCTGATTGCACACGCGGCTTATCTCGTGCAATTTGACGTCGAGTCGCTCCGCGAGTTTGAAGGCGTCGGCGCAGTTGAGCTTCCGTCGTTCGCCCTCCACATAAGACGCATCCATTATTGCAGTTAGTAGTTCGTCATTCACTCCCATGTTGCCTCCGTTATTCTTGAACGATTCGGCATCGCTCGGAGGTTATTAACCATCCGATATATTTTCGTTTGGGGATGTGATATGTCGAGTGCGACATATCCCACCCAAAAGAAATGGCCTGATAAAAATACCAGACCACTCCATTTACGCTTTAACTATAACGCTCCACTATCATTTTGCAGACCGACTTCATCCCGATGTCCGTCGGGCAAACATCGTCGCACCGGCCGCACACCATGCAGGTCTTGTGGCCCCAACGCTCGACGTCGGCGGCCAGCTTGTGATGGATGCGCCGATGCGTTCTCTGCATCTGCTTGCCCGATGGGTTGTGCCCACTCGCCTCCCGCATAAAGCCGTCAAACTGACACGAATCCCACACTCTTTGACGGACCATTTTGCCGTCGCGCTTACGGTCATAGACCTCGAAACATGTGCAGGTTGGGCACGCCAGATTGCAGCTGGTGCAGGCGATGCAGCGGGCTGCGATTTCGTCCCAGAACACGTCAGGGATTTCATTCGCACGGATGAGCTCCGAGGCCTTGTCGATCGTATCCTCGTCGTCGGTGGGGAGCGCGTCCGATTCCTTGTTCAGAGCTTCTATCGCGTCCCTGTCGGCCCCGGATTCTGGCGCGACGAGTTTTTCTGTAAGTTTCCTGCCTCTGTCCGTGTAGGGCTGGACGATGAATGACTCGCCATCGGAGATGAGCTCGATGTCGCACTTGCCGCCGGCTATCTTCATGAACTCGCCGTCCTTCCCACATCTGCCTGAAATGCCCACCACAACCGAGCCGTCGCGCTTGTTGAAGTAGATGTTGTCGCGGTAGTTCTCGGAGAAGAACTTGTCGATGAACTCGAGGCAGTCGAGGTCCTGAGCTGTAAAGCCCACGACCATGATCGGTTTTGGAACTGGTCCTGCCATCTGGAACTTGCCTTGTTCGTCAACCACGAAGACCTCATCGAACTGCGGGAAGAAGACGCTCGTAGGTTTCTGAGGAATCTTGCCGCCCTGAAGCGCAAGAGGACCCTCTGAGAGACCGCCGAGCACGCGCGTCCCATCGTGCAGCTTGACTGGCACTCGCAAGTCGAAGTCGGTCTGAAGCGATTCGAAGAATGTTTTTAACTGTTCTGCTGTCGCTGTTTTCATGACACCCCCCTCATCTGTGCTGCGCACACTTTGTATTCTGGTATCTTGGCCACTGGGTCAAGCGCATTGTTGGTCAACACGTTCGCCGCGCCCTCCTCAAAGTGGAAGGTCATAAACAGGTGCCCTGGGATGACGATGTCGGAGACCCTGGCCATTGCTTTGACCTCGCCACGGCGGGTCGAGACAATGACCCAGAATCGATCGTGGATGTTGAGTCTCTTGGCGTCATCAGGATGCACCTCGACGTAGGGGAAACGCTCCTCGCGGTCCAAAAGCCGCGACCTTCGCGTCATTGTCCCCGTGTGGAAGTGAAAGTAGCAGCGACCAGTGGACAGAACGAACGGATACTCATCGTCCGGCAGCTCCGCTGGTGGTTTGTATTCTGCAGGACTAAATAGCCCTAACCCGCGGGTGAACTTGCCGACGTGCAATACTGGCGTTCCAGGGTGGTTCCGGTCAGGGCACGGCCATTGAAGGCCGACCTGGTCGAGCCGGTCAAACTGCATGCCGCCGTAGCTCGGCGTGACCCCGGTTACCTCGTCCATGATCTCCTTCGGAGAGCTGTAGGTGAGTCCGTCGTAGTCCATGCGCCTCGCCAATTCGCAGAGTATCTCCCAATCCTGTCTGGCCTGGCCTGGTGGGTCGCATGCTTTTCGGACGCGCTGGACTCGACGCTCGGTGGAGGTGAAAGTCCCATCTTTCTCCGCGAAGCACGCTGCCGGCAGGACTACGTCCGCGAACTTCGTAGTCGGAGTCGGGAAGATGTCCTGAACCACGAGGAAGTCCAGCTTCTCCAGCGCATCTTGAACGTGGTGTTGGTCTGGGTCTGACATCATCGGGTTCTCGCCCATCACATAGAGGGCCTTCAGCTTGCCGTCCGCAGCCGCATTGATCGCGGTTGTGACGGTTAGGCCCACGTTCCCGGGCAAGTGCTGGACACCCCACGCCTTCTCGAACTTCCCACGCACCGCATCGTCAGTAACCTTCTGGTAGCCTGTATAGACGTTCGGTAGCGCCCCAAGGTCGCATGCGCCCTGGACGTTGTTCTGGCCACGAAGCGGGTTCACGCCTGTCCCGACTTTCCCAACGTTACCCGTGAGCATCACGAGGTTTGCGCAGGCTTGGACGTTGTCAACGCCGTGCGAGTGCTGAGTGATGCCCATAGAGTAGATGATCATCGCCCTAGCAGCGCCAGCAAACATCCGCGCCGCCTTCTCAACCTCATCAGGCGTGATCTTGCATATCTTGGCCGTCCGCTCGGGCGTGAACCTCCCAACGATCTCCTTCAGCTCGTCAAATCCCTCTGTCCGTGTCCTGACAAACTCGTCGTCCGCAAGGCCATCCTTTATGATCACGTGCATCAGACCGTTTAAGAACGCCACGTCCGTCCCGTTCTCGAAGCGGATGTGCATGTCAGCAAGCATGGCAAGCCGTATCTTGCGGTTGTCCGCCACGATGAGCTTCGCTCCTTGCGCGACTGCTTTGACGATTCGCGTTCCAATCAAGGGGTGTTGCTCGGTCGTGTTGGACCCTGTCACTAGAATGCAGTCGGCCTTCTCTATGCACGAGATCGAGTTGGTCATCGCGCCTGAGCCAAACGTCGCAGCCAGACCTGCGACCGTCGAGGAGTGGCAGAGCCTTGCGCAGTGGTCAACGTTGTTGGTCTTGAAGACCGCCCGCGCAAGCTTCATCATGACGTAGTTCTCCTCGTTCGTCGTCTTGGCTGACGAGAAGAAGGCCACAGAGTCGGCGCCGTGCGCATCTTGGACCTTTTTGAGCCTCGTAGCTATCAGGTCGAGCGCCTCGTCCCACGAAGCCTCGACGAGATTGCCGTTCTTTCTTATCAGCGGAACGGTTAGCCGGTCTGGGTGGTTTACGAAATTGAACGCATTCCAACCCTTAACGCAGAGCTGGCCTTTGGAGACGACGTGGTTGCTCGAAGGCTCCACGCCGACCAGATGCCCCTCTCCATTTGTCATAAGGTAGAACTGGCAGCCAGTGCCACAATAAGGACAGGTAGTTAGTGTTCGTTTCATATTGCCCCCCTCAGCCCGCTAATCTCGTTCAGCCAGAACACCGGCCCATCGAGGCAGCAATACAGGTGCTCGATGGCGCAGTGTCCGCACTTCCCGACCCCGCACTTCATGTAACGCTCGAGCGAAACGATGATGTGGTCCTCGGTCATGCCTTTCTTCTTCAGCTCCGCGATCACGAACTTATACATGATCGGCGGCCCGACGATCACCGCTATCGCTTTCTGAACATCGATCTTCAGGGGCGGAATCAGGACCGTGATAAGTCCTATCTCACCCTCGTCAAAACAGCCGACGCCGGGCACGCCGTCCACAGCATATTTGCACGCAAACACATCCAACTGCGCCCAGTGGGCGAGGTCCTCCTTGAACAACCTCTCCAGCGGCGTCTTAGCACCATAGAGAATCGTTATCTTCCCGAACTCCTCCGGCCTATCCTGGCAATACTGGATCAGCGAGCGCATGGGCGCAAGGCCGCATCCCCCAGAGATGAGCAACAGGTCCTTGCCGGCCAGCTTCTCAACATCGAAAAACGTGCCAAACGGCCCACGGATGCCGACTTCGTCGCCATCATTGAGTCGATGCAACGCCCCAGTTAATGTTCCGGCGTTGCGCACTCCGAGCTCAAAGTAGCCTCTCCGAGTCGGCGAACTCGCCACCGAAATCGGCGCCTCGCCGTATCCCAGAATCGAGAGTTGGACGAACTGCCCGGGCTTCTGGCCGAGCTCCTGCGCGTCCGGCATCTGAATTCGGAACAATTTCTCCATGGGTGTCAGGTCTCTTATAGAGACGATCTTGCAGGGAGTCGGGAGATACAACTGCTCTGCGTCCCTGGCCAATGGCTTTGTCGTGACACTCATA
This genomic interval from bacterium contains the following:
- a CDS encoding LysR family transcriptional regulator; amino-acid sequence: MKEGLRPRFKLWLSTRDAEGAFGDGKWRLLDAIQREGSLMAAATELGMSYRKAWGDLKKAERSLDVSLVERRRGGISGGETRLTEAGRVWLEAYSEFRSDVDDAISSAFTAHIESLERRNK
- a CDS encoding 4Fe-4S dicluster domain-containing protein — encoded protein: MKTATAEQLKTFFESLQTDFDLRVPVKLHDGTRVLGGLSEGPLALQGGKIPQKPTSVFFPQFDEVFVVDEQGKFQMAGPVPKPIMVVGFTAQDLDCLEFIDKFFSENYRDNIYFNKRDGSVVVGISGRCGKDGEFMKIAGGKCDIELISDGESFIVQPYTDRGRKLTEKLVAPESGADRDAIEALNKESDALPTDDEDTIDKASELIRANEIPDVFWDEIAARCIACTSCNLACPTCTCFEVYDRKRDGKMVRQRVWDSCQFDGFMREASGHNPSGKQMQRTHRRIHHKLAADVERWGHKTCMVCGRCDDVCPTDIGMKSVCKMIVERYS
- the fdhF gene encoding formate dehydrogenase subunit alpha, with the translated sequence MKRTLTTCPYCGTGCQFYLMTNGEGHLVGVEPSSNHVVSKGQLCVKGWNAFNFVNHPDRLTVPLIRKNGNLVEASWDEALDLIATRLKKVQDAHGADSVAFFSSAKTTNEENYVMMKLARAVFKTNNVDHCARLCHSSTVAGLAATFGSGAMTNSISCIEKADCILVTGSNTTEQHPLIGTRIVKAVAQGAKLIVADNRKIRLAMLADMHIRFENGTDVAFLNGLMHVIIKDGLADDEFVRTRTEGFDELKEIVGRFTPERTAKICKITPDEVEKAARMFAGAARAMIIYSMGITQHSHGVDNVQACANLVMLTGNVGKVGTGVNPLRGQNNVQGACDLGALPNVYTGYQKVTDDAVRGKFEKAWGVQHLPGNVGLTVTTAINAAADGKLKALYVMGENPMMSDPDQHHVQDALEKLDFLVVQDIFPTPTTKFADVVLPAACFAEKDGTFTSTERRVQRVRKACDPPGQARQDWEILCELARRMDYDGLTYSSPKEIMDEVTGVTPSYGGMQFDRLDQVGLQWPCPDRNHPGTPVLHVGKFTRGLGLFSPAEYKPPAELPDDEYPFVLSTGRCYFHFHTGTMTRRSRLLDREERFPYVEVHPDDAKRLNIHDRFWVIVSTRRGEVKAMARVSDIVIPGHLFMTFHFEEGAANVLTNNALDPVAKIPEYKVCAAQMRGVS
- a CDS encoding FAD/NAD(P)-binding protein gives rise to the protein MSVTTKPLARDAEQLYLPTPCKIVSIRDLTPMEKLFRIQMPDAQELGQKPGQFVQLSILGYGEAPISVASSPTRRGYFELGVRNAGTLTGALHRLNDGDEVGIRGPFGTFFDVEKLAGKDLLLISGGCGLAPMRSLIQYCQDRPEEFGKITILYGAKTPLERLFKEDLAHWAQLDVFACKYAVDGVPGVGCFDEGEIGLITVLIPPLKIDVQKAIAVIVGPPIMYKFVIAELKKKGMTEDHIIVSLERYMKCGVGKCGHCAIEHLYCCLDGPVFWLNEISGLRGAI